TGCTGGAGACCGCCGGCCTCCAGGTCGTCGGCACCGCCGCCGACGGTGCCACCCTCCTTCAGCTCGCCGAACGGGTGGAGGCAGACGTCGCCGTCGTCGACCTCGACATGCCGGGCACCGACGGGGCCGCCGCCACCGAGGTCCTGGTGGCCGCCCACCCCGACCTCGCCGTGCTGGTGCTGACGATGCACGACGACGCCGCCTCGGTGCACCGGGCGTTGCGGGCCGGCGCCTGCGGGTACGTGCTCAAGGGCGCCGGGCACGGCGCCGTGGTGCGGGCCGTGCGTGCCGTGGCGGAGGGGGACGTCGTGATCTCCGGTGACGTGCGCGGCGCGGCCCTCTCGTCGCAGAACCAGCCGGGTGCCCGGCCCTCCACCGTCCTCCCCGCGCTGACCGACCGGGAGCACGAGATCCTCTCCCTGGTGGCTCGCGGGGACGGCAACGCCGCCATCGCTGCGCGGCTGCACCTCTCCCTCAAGACCGTGCAGAACTATGTCAGCGCCCTGCTCATGAAGCTCCAGGTGCCCAGCCGCGCCGCCGCAGTTGCGCTCGCACGGGACGCCGGTCTCTGAGAGCCGGGGGCGGCGGCGCGCTAGCGCGCCGCGACCAGCCCCTCGAGCAGGTCGACCGTCACCTCGTCGAGGCCGCCCACGCTGACGGCCGCCAGCGCGAGGGCGTCCGCGGCGGGCGGAAACGCCTCGTGCGGCACGGCGACGACCACCATCCCCGCGGCCGCCGCCGAGCGCAGGCCGTTGCTGGAGTCCTCGATGGCCACGGTGCGAGCGGGGTCCACGCCGAGCAGCTCGCAGGCGCGCGCGTACCCGTCCGGGGCGGGCTTGCCGGCGGCCACCTCCTCGGTGGAGACGGTGACCCGGAAGTGCTGGGCGATGCCGAGGGCGTCGAGCGAGGCGTCGATGAGCCGGCGCGGAGAGGATGACGCCAGCCCGAGCGGCCACCGCTGCGCCAGCCGCTCGACCGTCGCCACCGCGCCGGGCCGGGCAGGGCGGGCAGGTGGACGCGGTACCGCTCCGCCATGGCGGCGATGGTGCGTTCGGCGACGTCGGCGGCGTCGCCACGCACCCCCACCGTGGCGGCCATGTAGTCGGACCACTCCGGCGTGCTCATGCCCATCATCGCCTCGGTCGCCTCGCCGGGCCACGGCACGCCGTCCTCGGCGGCAAGCTCGCGCCGCACCTCGTCCCAGATGGTCTCGGTGTCGGTCAGCACGCCGTCCATGTCGAACACAACGGCGGCGACGGGCGAGGGGGTCTGCTCAGGCATGCACCCATCATGCCGATCGCGCTGCTCGGCCATGACGCCGAGCTCCGCTGACCACGTCCGGCCGGGGGCGGGGGACACTGGTCGGGTGAGCCCGCACGATCCTGCGTCCGCCGCCACGACCGCCGCTGCCACCGGCGCCGCTCCGGCCGTCGGCGCTCCCGCCATCGACCCCGGCGTGGGCAATGGGGAGGCGGCGGCGTTCCCGGAAAGTGCGGCTGCCCCGGACGGGGCGGTGTCCCCGGACGGTACCCGCCGGCCCTCCGGCCGAATACGCGCCCGGCTGCGCACCGAGGTGCTCATCGTGCTCGGGCTGTCGCTGGGACAGTCGGCGACGTACGCGGTCGTCAACATCATCGCCCGCCTCACGGCCGGGACACCCCTGGGGCAGCAGACCGCGGCACTGAACGTCTCCCGCTCCGCCCGCCCGTACCTGGACCTGACCTACCAGCTTCTCGGCATCGGCTTCGCTCTCGTGCCGGTCGCACTCGCGCTGTTCCTCCTCGCCGAACCCGGCCGCCGGGCCACCGCACGGATCGGGCTCGACCTGCACCGCCCGTGGCGCAACCTCGCCGCCGGCGTCGGGCTCGCCGCCCTCATCGGCATCCCCGGGCTGGCCGTGTACCTGCTCGGACGCACCCTGGGCCTCACCGTCGAGGTGCAGGCGTCCGCGCTCAACGCGCACTGGTGGACCGTGCCCGTCCTCATCCTCGCCGCGCTGCAGAACGCGCTGCTCGAGGAGGTGATCGTGGCCGGGTACCTCATCGAGCGGCTCGAGCAGCTCGGTTGGCGCCACGGCGCCGTCGTCGCGGCGAGCGCGCTCATGCGCGGCGCGTACCACCTCTACCAGGGCTTCGGCCCGTTCGTCGGCAACGCCGTCATGGGCGTCGTGTTCGCCGAGTACTACCGCCGCCGACGGCGGACCATGCCCCTCGTCGTCGCGCACACGCTGATCGATTTGGTGGCCTTCGTCGGCTACGCGCTGCTGCCGGCGGGGGTGCTGGCCGCGCTCGGCCTGGCCTGATCCCTTCGCCGAGATGTCATCTTCTCCGCCAGATGTCATGACCTGTCGCGGAGCACATGACATCTCGCGAGGGAGGCGGCCGACGGAGCACATGACATCTCGCGACGGAGGCGACCGACGGAGCACATGACATCTCGCAACCTCGGCGGGCGGTCGTGACGGGCTGTCGCGACCGGTCGGCGAAGGCCCGGCCCGTAGAATCCGGGCCATGACGCAGCAGCTGGGCGAGGGCGGCACGACCGTGCCCGCGAGCGCCCCGCGCGAGGAGAGCTCGCCGCGCCGCCTCGTGCTGCTGGTCGACGCCCCGCAGGCGCGGGTGCGCCGGCCCGGCGACCTGCTGGCCCTCATCGCCAGCGCGCTCGGCATCGTCTTCGTGCTGGTCCTGGCGGTCTACGCCAACGCCACCACCGAGGGCGTGACCGAGGACGTGCAGTCCGCGGTCGCCGACATCCTGCGCCAGGCCCTCCTGCTGCCCGTGACGGTCCTCGAGGGCATCGTGACGCTCTTCGTCCCGATCGTGGTCCTGGTGGACCGGCTGGTCCGGCGCAGCTGGCGCTCGGCACTGGAGGCCGCCATCACCGCGGCCGTCGCGGCGCTGCTGGTGGTCCTCGCCCTATGGCTGCTGAACGCCTTCGCGCCGCCGTCACTGGCCAACGGGCTGTCGATCACCAGCGATGGTCGCACCGTCATCGCGCTCAACCCCTACGTGGCTGCCCTCTCCGGGCTGCTCACCGCGGTGGGCGACCGCTCCCACAGCCGGCTGCTCACCTGGACCTGGGGCCTGCTGTGGGTGGTGCTCGGCCTCGCGGTGGTGCAGGGCGAGCAGACCCTGCCCGGCGCTGTCGTCACCGTGCTGCTCGGCCGCACCGCCGGGCTCGGCATGCGCTACGCCTCGGGGGTGCTGCACGAGCGCGCCACCGGCATCTCCCTGGTCCGTGGGCTGCGGCGGTCCGGCCTGGACCCGGTGCGGGTGGTCCGGATGGACCCGCTCGTCACCGGCACGCACGCGCAGGCATGGACGGTGACCACCTCCTCCCCGATCGGCTACACCGAACGGCTGCGCGAGCCCCACGCCGAACGCGTCACGCCCGTCGACCACGAGAGCTGGCCCCACGAGCGCCGCGGGCAGCCGCACGCCCACGACCAGCCGCAGACGCCGGCGGACCTCCTCGCCGCCGTCGACCGGGAAGGGGCGGCGGCGGGCGACACCATCGTCCCCGACGTGCTCACCGACCCCGAGAGGGTCCTCGCCGAGGCCTCCTCCTCCGCGGGCCTGACCCGAGACCTCGAGGGTGTGCACCGGCTCTACGCGGTGTGGGACGTGCGGGGCCGCCGACACGACGTCATCGTGCTCGACGGCGACCGTCACGTGGTCGGCTACCTCACCAGCCTCTGGGACAGCGTGCGGCTGCGCGGGCTCGCCCGGCACCCGGCGCGCACCCTGCGGGAGGCGGGCAACCGGGCGGCCCTGATGTCGCTCGCCACGCAAGCCGTCGGGGTGCGCACGCGGCCGCTCATCGGGATCACCGAGTCGCGGGACTCGGTGCTCATCGTGACCCAGCACCTCGCGGACGCCCGGCGGCTGGACGAGCTCGTCCCTGACGAGATCGACGACCGCCTCCTCGACCAGGTCTGGGAGCAGGTCCGCACCGCCCACGCCCGCGGCATCGCCCACCGGGACCTGCACGCCGGTTCGGTGCTCGTCGACCCGTCCCGGGACGTGTGGATCGTGGACTGGGAGGGCGGGGAGATCATCTCCTCCGAGCTGGCCCGGCGCATCGACCTCGCCCAGCTGCTGGCCATGCTGGCCGTGCTGGTCGGCGAGGAGCGGGCGCTCGCGTCGGCCGAGCGCGCCCTCAGCCGGGACCAGATGGCCTCCATGGCGCCGCTGCTGCAGACAGTGGCACTGCCGGGCCGCACCCGGGACGCCGCGCGGAACCACCGCGACCTGCTCGCCACGCTGCGGCAGCGCCTGATCGCGCTCGTGCCCACCGCCGACGTCGCCCCGCTCCAGCTCAACCGGTTCTCCCCGCGCACCGTCATCACCGCCACGCTCGCCGTCGTCGCCATCTGGGTACTGCTGAGCTCGCTGAACTTCCGCGAGGTCGCGAACGCGGTGACGAGCGCGAACCCCGCGTTCATGGTGCTGGCCTTCGTCATGGGTCTGCTCACCTTCGTCGGCTCGGCGGTAAGCCTCGCCGCGTTCTCCCCCGGACGGCTCGGGCTGTGGCGCACCACACTCGTCCAGGTCGCCGCCTCGGTGGTCTCCCTCGTCGCCCCCGCGGGTATCGGCCCGGCCGCCCTGAACCTGCGGTACCTCAACAAACAGCGGATCACCACACCGATAGCGGTCGCGAGCGTGGGCCTGGTGCAGCTGTCCCAGTTCGTTACCACGGTGCTGCTGCTCGTCGTCGTCGCGCTGGTGACCGGCTCCGTCGGCACGCTCAGTGCGCCGTCGCCGACGGTGCTCGCCGCCGTGCTCGGCGGGCTCGCGCTGGTGGGGGTCACGCTCCTGGTCCCCCGGGTGCGGGCCTGGGTGTGGGCCAAGGTCCAGCCGACGCTGCAGCAGGTGTGGCCCCGACTGGTGCAGGTGGCGTCCGACCCCCGCCGGCTGCTCGCCGGCATAGCCGGGAACCTGCTCGTGACCGTCGGGTACGTCACCGCGTTCGGCGCGTCGCTCGCGGCTTTCGGGCACACCCTGCCGCTGACCAACCTGGCGATCACCTACCTGGCCTCGAACTCCATCGGCTCCGTGGTGCCCTCACCCGGTGGTATCGGGCCCGTCGAGGTGGCGCTCACCGGCGGTCTCACCGTGGCGGGGATCCCCTACGCGACGGCCCTGTCGGTCGCGCTCCTGTTCCGCGTGCTGACGTTCTGGGGCCGCGTGCCGCTCGGCTGGGCGGCCCTGCGGCACCTGCAGCGCCGCGACGTCATCTGAGTCGCGAGAGGTATCAGCGCGGCACCGGCGCGCCCTGGGCCCACGATTCGCACCAGGTCATCGGTTTGCCCGGTCCGGGACCCGGCGATTCGCCCCCGGGCGACGACCGAGGGTTCCCGGGCCGACCGAGGGTGGCCGGCCACCCTCGGTCGGCCCGAACACCCTCGGTCGGCGCGGGTCGATGACACCCGCGGGTACGCTCGACCCGCGCCGCGGATCCTCACCGGTCCCGGCGCACGCAGAACTGCTGAGAGTGGACGGAGGACGGCGATGACCACGGAGCCGTCCGCAGCCGAAGAGGCGCGTGACCGCCCCCGCCCCGTGAGCCCGGCCGTCCGCGACCATGCCGCCGGGCCCCTCACACGGGCCCACCATGCCGCCGGGCCCCGCACCCGAACGGACCATGCCGCCGCGCCTCGCACCCGGGCGGACCGGTGGATTCCCTGGGCCCTGGCCACCGCCGTCGCCGCGCTGTACTCCGCGTTCGCGGTGACCCAGTGGCGGCTGCTGGAGTCGCCGTCGTGGGACCTGGGCATCTTCACCCAGCTGGCCAAGGCGTACGCCCACCTCGAGGCGCCGATCGTCACCATCAAGGGCGAGGGGTTCAACCTCCTCGGCGACCACTTCCACCCGCTGCTGGTCCTCCTCGGCCCGGTCTACCGGCTCTTCCCGTCCGGGCTCAGCGTGCTGATCCTGCAGGCGGTGATGCTCGGGCTGTCAGTCGTGCCGGTGACCTCGGTGGCCCGCGAGCTGTTAGGCCGGGGCCGGGGCACCGCGCTCGGCGTCGCCTACGGGCTCAGCTGGGGGCTGCAGGGCGCGGTCGCCGCCCAGTTCCACGAGATCGCGTTCGCGGTGCCGCTGCTCGCCTTCGCGCTCGCCGCGTTCCTGCGCCACCGGTGGTGGGCGTGCGCGCTGTGGGCGGCGCCGCTGGTCTTCGTCAAGGAAGACCTCGGGCTGACGGTCGCGGCGCTGGGCCTGGTGATGGTCTGGCGGGGCTGGCGCTCGGCGCACGACGGCGGCCCGCTCCTGCCTGCCCTGCGTGGCGACCGCCAGGCCCGGATCGGCGCGGGGCTGACGGTCTGGGGCGCCGCCTGGTCGGCGCTGGCGATCCTGGTGATCCTCCCGGCGCTGAACCCCGGCGGCCGGTGGGACTACGTCGACCGCCTCGCGGCGCAGGAGGAGCGGTCCGTGCTCCAGGCCCTCCTGGATGCGTTCGTCCCGGGCGAGAAGTACCTGACCGTCCTCCTGCTCGTCGCTGCGGCCGGCATCGTGGGCATGCGCTCGCCCCTGGTGTGGCTGTGGGTCCCGACGCTGGCATGGCGGTTCCTCGGCACCGTCGAGCACTACTGGGGCTGGCAGTGGCACTACTCCGCGATCCTCATGCCGGTGGCGGCGGCCGCGATCGTCGACGCCGTCGCTCGGCATCCGAGGGTGCGCACCGGCGCCGCGAACCTGGGCGTCGCCGTCGCGCTCACGACGACCGTCCTCATGCTGCCGGTGCTCCCGCTCGCCCGGCTGGTCCAGCCGCAGACGTGGGAGCTGCCCGACCGGCACGACGCCGCGATGGCGGCGGTCGACGCCGTCCCCCGCGGGGCCACGGTCGAGTCGGACATCTACCTCATGGCCTACCTCGTGCCGCGGGCGCGCGTGTACTGGGTGGGGAACACGAACCCGGCGCCAGAGTACGTGCAGCTCGACACGCTCAGGCGCACGTGGCCCGACCATGACATCACCGACGCCGCGTCCTTCGCCGAGGGCCGGCACCCCGGCACGGTCTACGAGCTGGTGCTCGATGCCGACGGTTACCAGGTGGCCAGGCGTGTCGGCTGAGCGGCCCGGCGAGGACGCCGTGCCCTCCTTCCGGCCGACCTACCTGCGGCCAGAGGCGTGGGTGACCGTCGGCGTCGGTGGTGCGGCGGGCACGCTGGCCCGGTACGGCACGGGTCTCCTCGGTGCCGACGCGCTGTGGCCGACCGTCGCGGTGAACCTGGTGGGCGCGTTCCTGCTCGGTGTGCTCCTCGAGGTCTACGCACACCACGGCCCGACGCCTAGCGGGGACCGGCTGCGCCTCCTGCTGGGCACCGGGTTCCTTGGTGGCTTCACCACCTACAGTGCGTTCGCGCACCAGGTCACGGCGCTGATCGGCGGCGAGGTGGTGGCCGGGCTGGTCTACGGCGTCGGCCTCGTGCTCGCCGGCCTGGCGGCCGCGGCCGCCGGTGTGGCGGTGGGCGGCGCGCTGGGCCGGGGCCGCGGCCGCGGCCGCGGGTGATGGTGCTGCTGATCGCCCTGGCGGGCGGGCTGGGCGCGGTGTGCCGGCTGGTCGTGGATGGCATGGTCCGCGCCCGCACCTCCCTGGGTGACCCGGACGGCATCACCCTGGTCAACGTCACCGGCTCGTTCGTGCTCGGCCTCGCGACGGCGCTGCTCGCCGCCGGCGGCGGGGCGCTGGCCGTGGTGGGCGCCGGGTTCTGCGGCGGGTACACCACGTTCTCCACGGCCATGGTCGACGGCGTGAACCTCCTCCGTGACGGGCGTGTGGGGCGCGCCCTCGTCACGGTCGGGGGCACGCTGGTGGCGAGCGTCGCCGCGGCCGGGCTCGGCCTGGTGGTCGGCGGGGCGCTCGCGGGCTGAGAAGCGGCGGGGTCCCGTGCACGACCGGCCGCGCGCCGGCCGGACGGCGGGAGCCTCCGCCACATTGCCTACAGTGGTGTCATGTCCACCCGTCTCGTGCGCACCTTCCCGTCGTTCCCCGCCCTGCTCGCCGCGCTGCTCACCGCGCTGGTCCTGCTCGGCGTGGCCGCGGCCCCGGCGGCCCAGGCGCACGACGCGCTGACGGGGTCGAGCCCGGCCTCCGGTGAGACGCTGGACGCGGCACCCCAGGAGGTCACGCTGACCTTCAACAACGACCTGCTCGACGCCACCCAGGCGATCGTGGTCGCGGATGCCGGCGGGCAGACCGTGGCCGAGGGCTCGCCGACCATCGAGGGCGGCACCGCCACGTTCGCGCTGCCGGCGCTCGCCGGCGGGGACTACACCGTCACCTGGTCCGTGGTCTCCTCAGACGGGCACCGCATCGACGGCGAGTACGGCTTCACCGTCACCGCGGCCGCCGCGGAGCCCACCACCGCACCCGAGCCGACGGCGTCGGCCGAGCAGACCGCCGCCCCCGAGATGGTCAGCGGGCAGGACGACGCGACCGCAGGCGCGGCCACCGAGGAACCGTCCGACAACACCGACGGCGGCCAGTTCCTGCCGCTGTGGCTGGTGCTGCTGCTCTCCGTCGGGGCGCTCGGCGGCGTCGTCGCCGTCGCCGTGCGTTTCTGGCGCTCGAACGATCGCTGAGTCGCGTGGGGGCCGGTCGCGGGTCCGGGGGACGCAGGTCGGCCCGCGGACGGATGCGGGACCACCTCGGCCCCGTGACGCTCGGGCTCAGTAGTCCTTCAGCTCGCCGAGCACCTCGGCGAGCACCTCGGGCGGGGTGCCGGTGGAGGTCACCTTGAAGCCGGCCTCGTCGTCCTCGAGCTCCTCGAGGGTGGCGACCTGGGAGCTCAGGAGGCTGGCCGGCATGTAGTGACCCTCGCGCGTCTGCATGCGCTCGGCGGTCAGGTCCACGGGCGGCGCCATGTGCACGAACACCGTGTTCCCCTCGGCGCCGCGCAACACGTCGCGGTACTTCTTCTTCAGCGCCGAGCAGGTCACCACGGTGGAGCGGCCGGCGCGGGCCTCCGTCGTCATCCAGTCCTGGATGGACTGCAGCCAGGGTGCGCGGTCGTCGTCGTCCAGCGGCGTGCCGGCGTGCATCTTGTCCCGGTTGGCCTGGCTGTGGAACTCGTCGCCCTCGGCGAACACGTAGCCGAGCTTGCCGGCGAGCATCATCGCGAGCGTGGTCTTGCCTCCGCCGGAGACGCCCATGACGATGACGTGCCTAGGGCCGCGGGAGCGCTTGGGCAGCGGGGACATCTCGGTGGCGGGGATCTCGGTCATGGCGCGTCGACTCCGAATCGCAGGGGCGGGACTTCCCCGAAACCTACTCGGCCCCTGGGACGCGGGCCATGCCTTGCCAGCAGTTGCAGCCCGCCATCGTGGCGACGTGGGTCACAACCGGCGTCATCGTCCCGCGAGCTCCCCGGGCAGGAGCTCCGGGGCGAGCACCAGCAGCCAGAACCGCAGGAACCGGCCCGCCAGCGAGATCACGGCAAAGAGCCACCACCGCATGCCCACCGTGCCCGCCAGCACCGAGACGACGGCGTAGGGCGGCACCCCGGCGAAGGCGCTGACCGCCGTCACGGCGCTGGGACCCCACGCGTGCGCGCGGCACCACGCCTCCACGGCCGTCATGCGGGTGGCCCACCGGCCACCGGCCGCGCCCCGGCGGCGCACCCGGGCGACGTCGAGCACACCGCGCCCGACGAGGTAGAAGAGCATCTTGCCCGCCACCTGGCCGGCCGCGCCGCTCAGCGCCAGCCATACGGGCGCGACGTCCCAGGCCAGGGCGACGCCCACAAGGTACGCCTCCGCGGGCAGCACGACCACGACGGCCGCGAGCAGGCAGTACAGGAAGCTCGTGAGGAGCACGGTCACGCCGGTGCACTCAGCCGATCAGCGCCGGCGCCAGCACGGCCGCCCACCGGGCGTACCCGGCGGGACTGGGGTGCAGGCCGTCGGCGGAGATCAGGTCCGCCGGCAGCGGGAGGGTGTCGACCGGCACGTACGTCGCCCCGGTGGCGACGGCGGCCGCCCGGGTAGTGGCGCCCATCCACCGGGCCTTGGCCACCAGCACGGGCACGATCGGGCGGGGCAGCGCGGGGATGGCCCGCAGGTCCGGCAGCCCGCTGACCACCACCCGGGCGTCCGGGCACCGGTGTGCCACCGCGCCCAGCAGGGCGAGGACGTCACGTTCGAAGGTGCCGCGCCGCCACGTGCGCTGGACGTCGTTGACGCCGATCAGCACCGCCACGTGGGTTGGCGCCCACGCCGGGTCGGCGAGAGCGGGCACCAGGTCCCGGGCGACGACGCGGGCGGTCGCGCCGCCGCACCCGTGCACCCGCCAGCTCACCGCGCGCCCGGTGGCCCGACCGAGCTCGTGGGCGAGGTGCCCGGCCATCGACGTCTCGTGGGTGGGCGCGCCGTGGCCGGCGGCGGTGGACTCCCCCACGACCGCCAGCCGCAGCGCCGGGGTGGTCCCGGGAACGGTGCCCTCGAGCGGGCCGGCGGCCGCTGGGAGGGCGACCCGGCGTACTCGCGGCGGCGGTGGGACCCGGCGCTCTCGCGCCGGCGGTGCGGTCATGGCGCCATGATGCCCTGTGCGGGCGACCGGCCGGTGCCCGGCCCGGTCGCGACCCGGATAACGTGCGGTCATGCCCTCCTTCCGTGACCCCGGACCGCAGGAGTTCGACGCCGTCATCGTCCGGGCGGACACCACCGGCTCCTCGGCCTTCGTCGAGTTCCCGGGGGACGTCCCGGAGCTGTTCGGGGTCAAGGGCCGCGTGCCCGTGGCCGCCACGTTCGACGGCGTGCCGTACCAGGGCTCGCTCGTCACCTACGGCGGTCCGCACCTGATCCTGGTGCGCTCCGACGTCCAGGCCCGGCTCGGCAAGGGCCCCGGCGACACCGTGCGGGTGGCGCTTCGGCTCGACACGAGCGAGCGCGTGGTCGAGCTCGCCGAGGACGTCCGGGCGGCCCTGGAGGCGGACGGCGTGCTGGCCACCTTCCGGGCGATGTCCTTCTCCCATCAGCGCGAGTACACGCAGTGGATCGAGGAGGCCAAGCGGCCCGCCACGCGCGCCGGACGGATCAGCAAGACCGTCGCACGGGTGGGCGAGGGGCGACGGCTGAAGGGCTGATCGGGGTGCCGGTGCTGCTGACGGTCGGTCACGGCGCGCTGGGCCGCGCCGACCTCACGGCGCTGCTCGCCGCGGCGGGCGTGGCGGCGCTCGTCGACGTCCGCCGGTTTCCCGGCTCGCGCACCAACCCGGACGTGCGCCGTGAGGCCCTCGAGGACTGGCTGCCCGCGGCGGGCATCGTCTACCGCTGGGAGCCGGGCCTGGGCGGGCGGCGCCACCTGGCCCGCGAGGAGAAGGACGCGTCCCCGGACATGTGGTGGCAGGTCGAGGCCTTCCGCGCGTACGCCGCCTGGACCCGGGCGCCGGAGTTCCGCGGCGCGCTGGCCGACCTGCTGCGGCAGGCAGCGGCCACCCGCACCGCCGTCATGTGCTCGGAGGCGGTGTGGTGGCGCTGCCACCGCCGGCTGATCGCCGACGTCGCGGTCCTCGCGCACGGGACCGAGGTGCACCACCTCATGCCGGACGGGCGGCTCCGCGCCCACATGGTGGCCGACGGCGCGCGGCTCACCGGTCCCGGTGAGGTGGTGTGGGACGGCGGGGACATCAGAAGCTGATGCCGTGCTCTGCGCGGTAGCCGGCGAGCACCGTGTCCACGAACCGGGCGGTGCGCAAAGCACTTTGCCCCGTGCTCGGTGAGGTGCCGTGCCCGGTCAGCTCGTCGACCACCGCCTGGATGAGCGGCTGCTGGACCACCTCGGGATACGGGGCGTCGATGTGGCGCTCGCCGTCGGCGGTGCGGAGCACGAGGGGCTCGGTGCCGAAGGAGGAGAAGGACAGCGACCCGGCGGAGCCGATGATCTCCACCTCGTCGCGCTGCTCGGCGGCGGTGAAGGACCACAGCCCCACCCCCTGCACGCCGGAGGTGAAGATGAAGGTCGCGGTGACCACGTCCTCCGCGGGATAGCCGCCGCCCTGGTTGCCCGCCGCGCCGCTGACGGCGCCCACCGGGCCGAGGAGGTGGTCCAGGAGGTCCAGGGTGTGCGAGCCGAGGTCGACGAAGAGGCCACCGCCGGAGATCTCCGGCTGCACACGCCAGGGCAGGTGGTCGGGCTCCCACATGCCGGGCGTGCCGAGGGTGCGGACGCTGACGGCGCGCGGGGTGCCGATGGCGCCGTCGTCGAGCAGCTGTCGCACGGTCGCGAACCGGGGCATGGCGCGGCGGTAGTAGGCCACGAACAGCGGCACTCCGGCCCGCTCGCACGCCGTGATCATCTCCTCGCACTCGGCGGCGGTCCGCGCCATGGGCTTCTCCACGTACACCGGCTTGCCGGCCGCGGCGACGCGCACGGCGTAGTCGCGGTGACTGTCGGGCGGGGTGGCGATGTAGACGGCGTCCACCTCGGGATCGGCGATCAGCGCGTCGGCGTCGTCGTACCAGCGCGGCACACCGTGCCGGCGGGCGTAGTCGGCGGCCTTCGTGCCGTCCCGGCGCATGACGGCGACCAGCTCGGACCGCTCCGCCCGCTGCAGCCCGGGGCCGCTCTTG
This window of the Georgenia yuyongxinii genome carries:
- a CDS encoding response regulator transcription factor, which codes for MTLRVLLADDHPLFLDGLRLLLETAGLQVVGTAADGATLLQLAERVEADVAVVDLDMPGTDGAAATEVLVAAHPDLAVLVLTMHDDAASVHRALRAGACGYVLKGAGHGAVVRAVRAVAEGDVVISGDVRGAALSSQNQPGARPSTVLPALTDREHEILSLVARGDGNAAIAARLHLSLKTVQNYVSALLMKLQVPSRAAAVALARDAGL
- a CDS encoding HAD family hydrolase; amino-acid sequence: MATVERLAQRWPLGLASSSPRRLIDASLDALGIAQHFRVTVSTEEVAAGKPAPDGYARACELLGVDPARTVAIEDSSNGLRSAAAAGMVVVAVPHEAFPPAADALALAAVSVGGLDEVTVDLLEGLVAAR
- a CDS encoding CPBP family intramembrane glutamic endopeptidase, with the protein product MRARLRTEVLIVLGLSLGQSATYAVVNIIARLTAGTPLGQQTAALNVSRSARPYLDLTYQLLGIGFALVPVALALFLLAEPGRRATARIGLDLHRPWRNLAAGVGLAALIGIPGLAVYLLGRTLGLTVEVQASALNAHWWTVPVLILAALQNALLEEVIVAGYLIERLEQLGWRHGAVVAASALMRGAYHLYQGFGPFVGNAVMGVVFAEYYRRRRRTMPLVVAHTLIDLVAFVGYALLPAGVLAALGLA
- a CDS encoding lysylphosphatidylglycerol synthase transmembrane domain-containing protein, producing the protein MTQQLGEGGTTVPASAPREESSPRRLVLLVDAPQARVRRPGDLLALIASALGIVFVLVLAVYANATTEGVTEDVQSAVADILRQALLLPVTVLEGIVTLFVPIVVLVDRLVRRSWRSALEAAITAAVAALLVVLALWLLNAFAPPSLANGLSITSDGRTVIALNPYVAALSGLLTAVGDRSHSRLLTWTWGLLWVVLGLAVVQGEQTLPGAVVTVLLGRTAGLGMRYASGVLHERATGISLVRGLRRSGLDPVRVVRMDPLVTGTHAQAWTVTTSSPIGYTERLREPHAERVTPVDHESWPHERRGQPHAHDQPQTPADLLAAVDREGAAAGDTIVPDVLTDPERVLAEASSSAGLTRDLEGVHRLYAVWDVRGRRHDVIVLDGDRHVVGYLTSLWDSVRLRGLARHPARTLREAGNRAALMSLATQAVGVRTRPLIGITESRDSVLIVTQHLADARRLDELVPDEIDDRLLDQVWEQVRTAHARGIAHRDLHAGSVLVDPSRDVWIVDWEGGEIISSELARRIDLAQLLAMLAVLVGEERALASAERALSRDQMASMAPLLQTVALPGRTRDAARNHRDLLATLRQRLIALVPTADVAPLQLNRFSPRTVITATLAVVAIWVLLSSLNFREVANAVTSANPAFMVLAFVMGLLTFVGSAVSLAAFSPGRLGLWRTTLVQVAASVVSLVAPAGIGPAALNLRYLNKQRITTPIAVASVGLVQLSQFVTTVLLLVVVALVTGSVGTLSAPSPTVLAAVLGGLALVGVTLLVPRVRAWVWAKVQPTLQQVWPRLVQVASDPRRLLAGIAGNLLVTVGYVTAFGASLAAFGHTLPLTNLAITYLASNSIGSVVPSPGGIGPVEVALTGGLTVAGIPYATALSVALLFRVLTFWGRVPLGWAALRHLQRRDVI
- a CDS encoding DUF2079 domain-containing protein, with amino-acid sequence MTTEPSAAEEARDRPRPVSPAVRDHAAGPLTRAHHAAGPRTRTDHAAAPRTRADRWIPWALATAVAALYSAFAVTQWRLLESPSWDLGIFTQLAKAYAHLEAPIVTIKGEGFNLLGDHFHPLLVLLGPVYRLFPSGLSVLILQAVMLGLSVVPVTSVARELLGRGRGTALGVAYGLSWGLQGAVAAQFHEIAFAVPLLAFALAAFLRHRWWACALWAAPLVFVKEDLGLTVAALGLVMVWRGWRSAHDGGPLLPALRGDRQARIGAGLTVWGAAWSALAILVILPALNPGGRWDYVDRLAAQEERSVLQALLDAFVPGEKYLTVLLLVAAAGIVGMRSPLVWLWVPTLAWRFLGTVEHYWGWQWHYSAILMPVAAAAIVDAVARHPRVRTGAANLGVAVALTTTVLMLPVLPLARLVQPQTWELPDRHDAAMAAVDAVPRGATVESDIYLMAYLVPRARVYWVGNTNPAPEYVQLDTLRRTWPDHDITDAASFAEGRHPGTVYELVLDADGYQVARRVG
- a CDS encoding CrcB family protein, with product MSAERPGEDAVPSFRPTYLRPEAWVTVGVGGAAGTLARYGTGLLGADALWPTVAVNLVGAFLLGVLLEVYAHHGPTPSGDRLRLLLGTGFLGGFTTYSAFAHQVTALIGGEVVAGLVYGVGLVLAGLAAAAAGVAVGGALGRGRGRGRG
- a CDS encoding fluoride efflux transporter FluC, whose protein sequence is MVLLIALAGGLGAVCRLVVDGMVRARTSLGDPDGITLVNVTGSFVLGLATALLAAGGGALAVVGAGFCGGYTTFSTAMVDGVNLLRDGRVGRALVTVGGTLVASVAAAGLGLVVGGALAG
- a CDS encoding copper resistance CopC family protein, whose translation is MSTRLVRTFPSFPALLAALLTALVLLGVAAAPAAQAHDALTGSSPASGETLDAAPQEVTLTFNNDLLDATQAIVVADAGGQTVAEGSPTIEGGTATFALPALAGGDYTVTWSVVSSDGHRIDGEYGFTVTAAAAEPTTAPEPTASAEQTAAPEMVSGQDDATAGAATEEPSDNTDGGQFLPLWLVLLLSVGALGGVVAVAVRFWRSNDR
- a CDS encoding gluconokinase — encoded protein: MTEIPATEMSPLPKRSRGPRHVIVMGVSGGGKTTLAMMLAGKLGYVFAEGDEFHSQANRDKMHAGTPLDDDDRAPWLQSIQDWMTTEARAGRSTVVTCSALKKKYRDVLRGAEGNTVFVHMAPPVDLTAERMQTREGHYMPASLLSSQVATLEELEDDEAGFKVTSTGTPPEVLAEVLGELKDY
- a CDS encoding VTT domain-containing protein — translated: MTVLLTSFLYCLLAAVVVVLPAEAYLVGVALAWDVAPVWLALSGAAGQVAGKMLFYLVGRGVLDVARVRRRGAAGGRWATRMTAVEAWCRAHAWGPSAVTAVSAFAGVPPYAVVSVLAGTVGMRWWLFAVISLAGRFLRFWLLVLAPELLPGELAGR